Below is a genomic region from Capricornis sumatraensis isolate serow.1 chromosome 17, serow.2, whole genome shotgun sequence.
CAGGCCACAATCTCAAAGTCAGGAATAATCTCGATCAGTGAATACTCCCGGAAGATGGCCAGGGGGCTTGCTAGCAGGGCGCTGACACCCCAAGCCAAGCCAATAATCAAGAAACTGATTTGCTTGGAAATCTTGCTCTCGAGGTGGTAGACAATGCAACGATGCCGGTCCAGGGCAATCACTGTCAAGGTGATGGTGGACACTTGTACGGCCAGACCCTGGGCATATGGCACCAAGTGGCAGAGGACAGGACCCATTTTCCACTCCCCCATTAAGGTGTAGGTAAGTGTAAATGGCAAGCACAGGGTGTTCACTAGAAGATCCGCCACAGCCAGGTTGGCAATAAAGAAGTTGGTTACTGTACGCATGCTCTTGAATTTGATCACCACATGGATCACCAAGGAATTGCCAATCACCCCAAGCAAGATGATGGAACAGTAGGCCAATATAAGGACAACCTGTACCTCAATCAGCTTGGTGCTATCTATAAGCTCCGGTTCAGAGTCAGGGGCcagctcccctggaggagtggTGTGTCCTGGACCGAAGTGATCCACTTTCATTTCTTCCACTGTCTGGTTCTCATCAGCCTCTGCACCTAATGGCCCCATTTGCATCAGCTAGCACAAGaatctacaatttaaaaaatgaacaagtaTGAAACAAGGAAAGCATAAAGATGCAAGGAATATCACAAATGGATTGGTTTCATTTTGGCTGGGGTTCAAAGTACCTGTCCTTTGATCCCTAAAGTACCTGGGTCCCACAGGAATGGCCTGCAGTGACTTTGTTTCCAGTTGGCGGCACATGGTCCCTGGCTTCAGTCACACCACTTTCTCCCCGTGTCCCTCTAGCTGGAGGTAGTGATGATTTTTCACTCTTGCTTATCCCTGTGTGGCCTCAACATCCTCTGCTTGGCTTACATCACTTGTGTAAC
It encodes:
- the NPY2R gene encoding neuropeptide Y receptor type 2; translation: MQMGPLGAEADENQTVEEMKVDHFGPGHTTPPGELAPDSEPELIDSTKLIEVQVVLILAYCSIILLGVIGNSLVIHVVIKFKSMRTVTNFFIANLAVADLLVNTLCLPFTLTYTLMGEWKMGPVLCHLVPYAQGLAVQVSTITLTVIALDRHRCIVYHLESKISKQISFLIIGLAWGVSALLASPLAIFREYSLIEIIPDFEIVACTEKWPGEEKGISGTVYSLSSLLILYVLPLGIISFSYTRIWSKLKNHVSPGAAHDHYHQRRRKTTKMLVCVVVVFAVSWLPLHAFQLAVDIDSHVLDLKEYKLIFTVFHIIAMCSTFANPLLYGWMNSNYRKAFLSAFRCEQRLDAIHSEVSVTFKAKKHLQVAKNNGPNDSFTEATNV